The following proteins come from a genomic window of bacterium (Candidatus Blackallbacteria) CG13_big_fil_rev_8_21_14_2_50_49_14:
- a CDS encoding UDP-N-acetyl-D-glucosamine dehydrogenase, producing the protein MSENKILSAFIQKLQEKTARIGIIGLGYVGLPLLEAFSRKGFAVTGVDINPERIQQLQRAESYIQDIPNPMLAQVCAQASTLFTTDFSSLSACDAIIICVPTPLRKSKEPDISYILSAAEKIAEFLHPGHLVILESTTYPGTTDEILLPLFQAKGLDIGKDFMLAFSPERIDPGNQSFQVSDIPKVVGGVTQACTTAAEKLYHQVMEKVHIVSSARVAETSKILENTFRSVNIALVNEFAGICRTLGVDIWEVIDAAATKPFGFMKFLPGPGIGGHCIPLDPHYLIWKSRLHGYEPRFMALAEQINSGMPREVLQLIVEALNGIKKSLNGSKILILGVAYKPDIDDVRESPALELIQLLWSKGAQVAYYDPFVSELQIEKQRLNSIEISEGLLKTFDCGVVITHHSKGVDYSQFCKEIPLWVDTRNALRECQTENTHILWL; encoded by the coding sequence ATGTCTGAGAACAAAATCCTTTCAGCGTTTATTCAGAAGCTTCAGGAAAAAACGGCCCGAATCGGCATCATCGGTCTGGGGTATGTAGGATTGCCCCTTTTAGAAGCCTTTTCACGCAAAGGCTTTGCTGTGACTGGGGTAGATATCAACCCCGAACGCATTCAGCAACTACAACGAGCAGAATCGTATATTCAGGATATTCCCAACCCAATGCTCGCACAGGTCTGTGCCCAAGCAAGTACGCTTTTCACCACTGATTTCTCAAGTTTAAGTGCTTGCGATGCGATTATTATTTGTGTTCCCACCCCCTTGCGCAAGAGCAAAGAACCCGATATCTCCTATATCCTCTCAGCAGCTGAAAAAATCGCAGAATTCCTCCACCCTGGCCATTTGGTCATTCTCGAAAGCACCACCTATCCAGGGACCACAGATGAAATTCTCTTGCCCCTGTTTCAAGCCAAAGGCCTCGATATTGGCAAGGATTTTATGCTGGCTTTTTCCCCCGAAAGAATTGATCCTGGCAATCAAAGTTTTCAGGTATCAGATATACCCAAAGTTGTGGGCGGGGTTACGCAAGCCTGCACGACTGCAGCTGAAAAACTTTACCATCAGGTGATGGAGAAAGTACATATTGTCTCCTCGGCGCGTGTCGCTGAGACGTCTAAAATTCTTGAAAATACATTTCGCAGCGTTAATATTGCCTTGGTCAATGAGTTTGCAGGCATTTGCCGAACCTTGGGCGTCGATATCTGGGAAGTCATCGATGCCGCCGCCACCAAACCTTTTGGCTTTATGAAATTTTTGCCCGGCCCAGGCATCGGGGGGCACTGTATTCCACTGGATCCCCACTATCTGATTTGGAAATCACGGTTACACGGCTATGAACCCCGCTTTATGGCCCTGGCTGAGCAAATCAATTCAGGCATGCCCCGAGAGGTTTTGCAATTGATTGTGGAAGCGCTGAATGGGATCAAGAAATCCCTGAACGGCAGTAAAATTTTAATTTTAGGGGTCGCCTATAAACCTGATATCGACGATGTCAGAGAATCTCCTGCCCTAGAACTGATTCAATTGCTTTGGAGCAAAGGTGCCCAGGTCGCGTATTACGACCCCTTTGTATCTGAGCTTCAAATTGAAAAGCAAAGATTAAATTCAATCGAGATTTCAGAGGGTTTGTTAAAGACTTTTGATTGTGGCGTGGTCATCACACATCACAGCAAAGGAGTTGATTATTCACAGTTTTGCAAAGAAATTCCACTTTGGGTAGATACCCGCAATGCCCTGCGTGAATGTCAAACTGAAAACACTCACATTCTCTGGCTTTAA
- a CDS encoding flavin reductase family protein, translated as MSLTLLTSEKTWQEIYRRLTEIIQPRPIALVSTLNSEGESNLAPFSFYTLISCNPPYLAFSPQLAGRTGQKKDTLRNLEIHPQFVVATVTEAIAERVNQASAPLPYGESEFQYAGLTPVPAQLIKGNRVKESPVNMECELVEIRSYGEEGGAGNLVVGKILCIEIDERVLNQAGAIDPALLKAVGRMGGEDWCRTSETFAYPRPDRA; from the coding sequence ATGAGTTTGACCTTATTGACTTCTGAAAAAACCTGGCAGGAAATTTATCGTCGCCTGACAGAAATCATTCAGCCGCGACCGATCGCCTTGGTTTCCACGCTTAACAGCGAAGGAGAGTCCAATCTCGCCCCCTTTTCATTTTATACTCTGATTTCATGTAACCCTCCCTATTTGGCCTTTTCACCTCAATTGGCCGGGCGCACAGGTCAAAAAAAAGATACCTTGCGCAATCTTGAAATTCACCCCCAGTTTGTGGTCGCAACCGTGACAGAAGCCATTGCTGAGCGGGTCAATCAGGCTTCTGCACCCTTGCCCTATGGTGAAAGTGAATTTCAATATGCAGGTTTAACCCCCGTGCCGGCGCAGCTGATCAAAGGCAACAGAGTCAAAGAATCTCCTGTGAATATGGAGTGTGAATTGGTTGAGATTCGCTCCTATGGGGAAGAAGGAGGGGCTGGCAATCTGGTGGTGGGTAAAATTCTCTGCATCGAGATTGATGAAAGGGTTCTCAACCAGGCCGGTGCGATCGACCCGGCTTTGTTGAAAGCGGTGGGTCGTATGGGCGGCGAGGATTGGTGCCGGACTTCTGAAACCTTTGCCTATCCCCGACCTGACCGGGCATGA
- a CDS encoding non-canonical purine NTP pyrophosphatase has protein sequence MADSDNRAPRGLFSCLGQAKMSAIYFITGNQNKLREARAFVPEIEAWDLDLPEIQDSEPQPVIEAKLLAALALGPDHPRLLVEDTGLYLGALKGLPGPLIKWFIQKDKLGLEGLYQLTQALHDDSAEAVTVIGYLEKTQASQRVHYFEGRTRGRIVSPQGQAGFGWDAIFMPEGSTLRFAEMSPETKASLSMRRKAFEKFRRFLDTAPSH, from the coding sequence TTGGCTGATTCTGATAATCGGGCCCCTCGTGGGCTTTTTTCTTGTTTGGGGCAAGCTAAAATGTCTGCAATCTACTTTATTACGGGCAACCAGAACAAACTGCGTGAAGCCCGTGCTTTTGTGCCTGAAATTGAAGCCTGGGATTTAGATTTGCCAGAAATTCAGGATTCCGAACCGCAACCTGTGATTGAAGCCAAACTGCTTGCAGCCCTTGCTTTGGGGCCAGATCATCCCCGCCTCTTGGTGGAGGATACAGGACTTTATCTGGGGGCCTTGAAAGGCTTACCTGGCCCCTTGATTAAATGGTTTATTCAAAAGGATAAACTGGGGCTTGAGGGCTTGTATCAGCTAACGCAGGCGCTTCATGATGATTCAGCTGAGGCCGTTACGGTGATCGGCTACCTTGAAAAAACACAGGCATCTCAAAGAGTGCACTATTTTGAGGGCCGAACCCGTGGCCGGATTGTTTCACCCCAAGGCCAAGCGGGTTTCGGTTGGGATGCGATTTTTATGCCCGAAGGCAGTACGCTTCGATTTGCTGAGATGTCGCCAGAAACCAAGGCTTCTCTGAGCATGCGACGCAAAGCCTTTGAAAAATTCAGACGATTTTTAGACACGGCCCCTTCGCACTGA
- a CDS encoding UDP-diphosphatase produces MTPIDALILGTVEGLTEFLPVSSTGHMILAAALLKLQNTDFLKSFEVAIQLGAILSVVLLYFKRFLQGPALYLRLFVAFLPTATIGFVLYKLIKGYLFNPLVVSLSLIVGGGVLILFDRWIESRPSLYSPEEMPLKQVAWVGLIQCLAMVPGVSRAGATILGGLFHGLDKKQATEFSFLLAVPTMLAATGYDLLKSYQSFSGQDFGVLILGGLVAFVSALLAIKLFIESVVRFGFRWFGWYRIVAGIGFLAYAYTFSLPMGG; encoded by the coding sequence ATGACACCCATTGATGCCTTGATTTTAGGAACCGTTGAAGGCTTAACCGAGTTCCTGCCTGTTTCCTCCACAGGTCATATGATTCTCGCTGCCGCCCTTTTAAAACTACAGAATACAGATTTCCTTAAAAGCTTTGAGGTTGCGATTCAGTTGGGCGCCATTTTATCGGTCGTTTTGCTCTATTTCAAACGTTTTTTACAGGGGCCAGCTTTGTATTTAAGACTCTTTGTGGCCTTTTTACCCACAGCAACGATTGGTTTTGTGCTCTATAAACTGATCAAAGGGTATTTATTCAATCCTTTGGTGGTCAGCCTTTCGCTGATTGTGGGGGGGGGGGTTCTGATTCTTTTTGACCGTTGGATTGAAAGCCGTCCTTCTCTATATTCACCAGAAGAGATGCCTTTGAAGCAAGTCGCCTGGGTTGGCCTGATTCAGTGCCTGGCCATGGTTCCTGGCGTTTCCAGAGCTGGCGCCACAATCTTGGGGGGGCTATTTCATGGCTTGGATAAGAAACAGGCCACTGAATTCTCTTTTCTTTTGGCTGTTCCCACCATGTTGGCTGCCACAGGCTATGATTTGCTCAAGTCCTATCAAAGTTTTTCCGGGCAGGATTTTGGCGTGCTGATTTTAGGCGGCTTGGTCGCTTTTGTCTCTGCCTTGCTGGCGATCAAACTGTTTATTGAATCGGTGGTGCGCTTCGGTTTCCGTTGGTTTGGCTGGTATCGCATTGTGGCCGGAATCGGTTTTCTGGCCTATGCTTATACCTTTTCTTTGCCGATGGGGGGTTAA
- the rsmG gene encoding 16S rRNA (guanine(527)-N(7))-methyltransferase RsmG: MPQPFKSSVVWPWLVKPCPPNPPISIPKCPVAFYLQGLKMPSENTVEIEARIESSWKPWFEAFYQEMIQANQTMNLTRVTDHDEFESKHLQDSMALLNVLPDQAGMKLLDVGTGGGVPGLPLWLVRPHWEFTLLDSVGKKIRAVEQMAQHLKNQFPEQLSTLPHCLQGRAEVLGRDKAHREQYDAVVCRAVATLPVLLEYCLPLLKRGGVFVAMKGPSYAEELEEINVVAGILGGRLAKVCHYTLPPDLERVLLVFEKRSLTPHAFPRKDSNLRKKPLNLAGKSYSNA; the protein is encoded by the coding sequence ATGCCACAGCCGTTCAAGAGCTCTGTGGTGTGGCCCTGGCTGGTGAAACCATGCCCCCCAAATCCACCTATTTCTATCCCAAAATGCCCAGTGGCATTTTACTTGCAAGGTTTGAAGATGCCCTCTGAAAACACGGTTGAAATAGAAGCGCGTATTGAATCAAGCTGGAAGCCCTGGTTTGAAGCCTTTTATCAGGAAATGATCCAGGCCAACCAGACCATGAATCTGACCCGCGTCACCGATCACGATGAGTTCGAAAGCAAACATTTACAAGACTCAATGGCCTTGCTCAATGTTTTGCCCGATCAGGCTGGCATGAAACTTTTGGATGTCGGCACAGGTGGCGGCGTACCGGGCCTGCCTCTCTGGTTGGTCAGGCCCCATTGGGAGTTCACCCTTTTGGATTCGGTTGGAAAAAAAATCCGTGCGGTTGAGCAAATGGCTCAGCACCTGAAGAATCAGTTCCCTGAACAGCTCAGCACACTGCCGCATTGCCTGCAGGGCCGCGCCGAGGTCTTGGGCCGCGATAAAGCCCACCGGGAACAGTATGATGCAGTCGTTTGCAGAGCCGTTGCCACCTTGCCGGTGCTGCTGGAATATTGTCTGCCGCTGTTGAAACGGGGAGGGGTCTTTGTCGCCATGAAAGGCCCTTCCTATGCTGAGGAACTTGAAGAAATCAATGTCGTAGCCGGCATCTTGGGCGGACGTTTGGCAAAGGTTTGCCACTATACCCTGCCCCCCGATCTGGAGCGGGTGCTCTTGGTTTTTGAAAAACGCAGCCTGACGCCTCATGCCTTCCCCCGCAAGGACAGCAACCTGCGCAAAAAGCCCTTAAATCTTGCAGGCAAAAGCTACTCAAACGCTTAA
- a CDS encoding type II secretion system protein E, whose translation MRVNPVDVTQIHISFQADAVLVEEATPQTSVPEAPQTKALTTVQRAIAGWSPDHTRQVKQQLHKRLLQEVKLREMEFDNPEKQVEVRKQLRDKLAEIMLADKIDIPSRKEQLMLIEEILDEALGLGPLEALLKDEQITEVMVNGPDRIFIEKRGKLELSNRQFLDEKQLRVVIDRIVAPIGRRIDESSPMVDARLSDGSRVNIVIPPLALDGAAISIRKFPSERLKIDNLIGIGSLTREMADFLRSAVEARLNVLICGGTGSGKTTLLNIMSSFIPHGARIVTIEDAAELQLHQEHVIRLESRPANLEGKGQIAIRDLVRNSLRMRPDRIVVGEVRGGEALDMLQAMNTGHDGSLTTCHANAPREALSRLETMVLMAGVDLPIRAIRDQIASAVDLIVHQSRMRDGTRKVTHIVEICGMEGDIISTQEIFKYEQMTVDANGQVVGRFKQADIRPSVLDRFVMAGIPIPACFDAGYVHAEPEEISPYEASFLSPSPDKPEKKGFFWQGK comes from the coding sequence ATGCGGGTGAATCCTGTGGATGTGACCCAAATTCATATTTCGTTTCAGGCCGATGCCGTACTGGTAGAAGAGGCCACGCCACAAACCAGTGTCCCTGAAGCTCCTCAAACCAAAGCGCTTACCACCGTTCAGCGGGCGATTGCGGGTTGGAGCCCTGACCATACCCGTCAGGTCAAACAGCAGTTGCATAAACGTCTTTTGCAGGAAGTCAAGCTGCGTGAAATGGAGTTTGACAATCCCGAAAAACAGGTGGAAGTACGTAAACAATTGCGCGATAAACTGGCTGAAATCATGCTGGCCGATAAAATTGATATTCCCTCGCGTAAAGAACAGTTGATGCTGATTGAAGAAATCCTGGATGAAGCGCTGGGATTGGGGCCCCTGGAAGCCTTGCTGAAAGATGAACAGATTACCGAAGTCATGGTCAATGGGCCCGATCGGATTTTTATTGAAAAACGCGGCAAATTAGAACTTTCCAACCGTCAGTTTTTGGATGAAAAACAGCTGCGGGTGGTGATAGACAGGATTGTCGCGCCGATTGGTCGCCGCATTGATGAAAGCTCGCCGATGGTGGATGCCCGTTTATCAGATGGCTCCCGTGTCAATATCGTGATTCCCCCTTTGGCTTTAGATGGCGCAGCCATCAGTATCCGTAAGTTTCCTTCTGAACGCCTGAAAATTGACAACCTGATTGGGATTGGTTCCTTGACGCGTGAAATGGCAGATTTTTTACGCTCTGCCGTTGAGGCCCGCTTGAATGTCTTGATTTGTGGCGGAACGGGTTCAGGTAAAACCACACTTCTGAATATCATGTCTTCTTTTATTCCCCATGGCGCACGCATCGTCACGATCGAAGATGCAGCTGAACTTCAGTTGCATCAAGAACACGTGATTCGCCTGGAATCCAGGCCGGCTAATTTAGAGGGCAAGGGGCAAATTGCGATTCGCGATTTGGTCAGAAACTCACTGCGTATGCGCCCGGATCGAATAGTGGTGGGGGAAGTGCGTGGCGGCGAAGCTTTGGATATGTTGCAGGCCATGAATACAGGCCACGATGGCTCGCTGACGACCTGCCACGCCAATGCGCCCCGTGAAGCCCTCTCCCGTCTGGAAACCATGGTCTTGATGGCGGGTGTTGACCTGCCGATTCGCGCGATTCGCGATCAGATTGCCTCTGCTGTTGATTTGATTGTGCATCAATCGCGCATGCGCGATGGTACCCGCAAAGTGACACATATTGTTGAAATCTGCGGCATGGAGGGGGATATTATCTCCACCCAGGAAATTTTTAAATACGAACAAATGACGGTGGATGCCAATGGTCAGGTGGTGGGGCGATTTAAGCAGGCAGATATCCGACCTTCCGTCTTGGATCGTTTTGTGATGGCCGGGATTCCCATTCCAGCCTGCTTTGATGCGGGTTATGTTCATGCAGAACCCGAAGAAATCAGCCCCTATGAAGCTTCTTTTCTCAGCCCCAGTCCAGATAAACCTGAAAAGAAAGGCTTTTTCTGGCAGGGAAAATGA
- a CDS encoding sugar ABC transporter substrate-binding protein — protein MRKFTSLLLLALGLFSACQHQTSEESLRFSTWGSPEEMAILNPLLKEFQALHPEIKLEVMHIPDKYFQKLHTLIAANLSPDVIFVNNIQFPVYASNQAFLPLEPFLSHSTVLHAEDFYPQTLAGFRWQGSLQGIPRDASNMVIFYNQELFDKAGLAYPRSDWTLEEMLKTAQKLTLDQNRDGHPEQFGISFQNHFLFWTPYLWSAGGDFFSPDQKKAKLETPEAISGIQFHADLRHKYHVAPTSAEAGSSTMSQLFVQGKLAMVVNGRWAVPLYRQNLKFKWDIAPFPQGKAGSIVDADASGWVISRKSKHPEQAWKLIEFLAARKASEAFTQPGLIIPARKDVAQSAVFLAPGKSPASAHYFLKALETGKPTPAIPYWNELLEVLNRSLEPVWDGRASAQDALKGIDQRLEPLL, from the coding sequence ATGCGAAAATTTACATCTCTCCTTCTCCTCGCCTTGGGTTTATTCAGTGCCTGTCAGCATCAAACCTCTGAAGAATCCTTGCGTTTTTCAACCTGGGGTAGCCCTGAAGAAATGGCGATTTTAAACCCTTTGCTGAAAGAGTTTCAAGCACTTCACCCTGAAATAAAATTGGAAGTGATGCATATTCCCGACAAATATTTTCAGAAACTGCATACGCTGATTGCCGCCAATCTCTCGCCGGATGTGATCTTTGTCAATAATATTCAATTTCCAGTCTATGCTTCGAACCAGGCCTTTTTACCGCTTGAACCCTTTTTAAGTCACAGCACGGTTTTGCATGCCGAGGATTTTTATCCCCAAACCTTGGCGGGCTTCCGTTGGCAGGGTTCTTTGCAGGGAATTCCCAGAGATGCCTCCAATATGGTGATTTTTTACAATCAAGAACTCTTTGACAAAGCTGGCCTGGCCTATCCCCGTTCAGACTGGACCCTTGAAGAGATGCTGAAAACCGCTCAAAAACTGACTCTGGATCAGAATCGCGATGGGCATCCTGAACAGTTTGGCATTTCCTTTCAAAATCATTTTTTGTTTTGGACACCTTATCTTTGGAGTGCAGGCGGAGATTTTTTCAGCCCCGATCAGAAAAAGGCAAAACTGGAAACGCCAGAGGCCATTTCAGGCATTCAGTTTCATGCTGATTTACGCCACAAATACCATGTGGCTCCCACTTCTGCTGAAGCGGGAAGCAGTACCATGTCTCAGCTTTTTGTTCAAGGCAAGTTGGCGATGGTGGTCAATGGTCGTTGGGCCGTTCCGCTTTATCGCCAGAATTTAAAATTCAAATGGGATATTGCCCCCTTCCCCCAGGGAAAAGCGGGCTCGATTGTGGATGCCGATGCCTCGGGTTGGGTCATTTCCAGAAAATCGAAACATCCTGAGCAGGCCTGGAAACTGATCGAGTTTTTGGCGGCAAGAAAAGCCTCCGAAGCCTTTACCCAACCGGGTTTGATTATTCCCGCCCGCAAAGATGTGGCGCAATCAGCTGTTTTTCTGGCCCCTGGAAAATCGCCAGCTTCAGCGCACTATTTTTTAAAAGCGCTTGAAACAGGGAAACCCACGCCTGCGATTCCCTATTGGAATGAATTGCTTGAGGTTTTGAACCGTTCACTGGAACCCGTCTGGGACGGGCGAGCTTCAGCCCAGGATGCTTTAAAAGGAATAGATCAGCGTCTTGAGCCCTTATTGTAA